Part of the Leptidea sinapis chromosome 11, ilLepSina1.1, whole genome shotgun sequence genome is shown below.
GCGAAGGCAATGGCAAAACCTGCGGTGCCCGACCATGAAGACGCGGCTGAACGCTCTGGCTGCCAAGATCTCAGACGCACTGGAGGCAGTTGCAGACGAATCCTGGCACTCCGCCATTGAGCGAGCCGGTGACGACTGGTCTGGCATGCACCGCCTCTGCCGCCAACTCTCCGGGAAGCCCTCCCCGATTACACCCCTCATGGCCAGTGACGGAACCCCACGTTACCGAGCTGAGGATCGAGCGGAGATATTTGCGGACTACCTGGATACGCAGTTTACACCCAACCCGACCGCAGATGTGCAGCAAGTAGAGACCATCTAGCGACATGTGAAGAACTACTTCGAGTCGCCGATAGTACCTACAGAAGACCCCGTCGTGTTCTCCCCCGGACAAGTCCAAAGGATGATTCGGCGAACTAGACTGCGCAAAGCACCCGGCCCTGATCGAGTCACCAACGAAGCCCTGCGTCACCTACCTCCGCGAGCAATCGCGACGCTGACGCGGCTCTTCAACGGAATCCTCCGTACCGGGCACTTTCCATCATCGTGGAAGCTCGGCCGAGTCATCCTGATTCCCAAGCAAGGCAAGAACATCATGCTGCCTGGGAGTTACCGTCCCATTACTCTTCTATCCACCACCTCGAAAGTCTTCGAGAAGCTACTGTTGCTGCACATCACGCCGCATCTTCAGCCACGCGACGAACACTCCACCACTTTACAAGTAACGAGGGTACTGCACCATCTCGCTACCGCCTACAACAAGCGAGAGCAGTCTGTTGCAGTATTCCTCGAtatggagaaggcgttcgatcGCGTCTGGCACGCAGGCCTCGTGTACAAGCTGTCCACGTCTACTACTCCCTGCCGAGTAGTTAAGACTGTGGCCACCTTTTTGGAAGACAGACGTTTTCAAGTGGCGGTTGAAGACGCTCTGTCCACGGAGCACCCCATCCGAGCTGGTGTGCCCCAGGGAAGCTGCCTGTCGCCCGTCTGCTACAGCAGATACACCGACGACATTCCAGTCGCCGACGGcgccattttagcgctgtaTGCTGACGACGCGGCGTTCATTACCACCTCGCTGAATGCCCCGCATGCAGTGCTGAAGATGCAGCGAGCACTGGACGCGATTCCCACCTGGCTGAAGGATTGGAGACTCAAGGTCAATGTGGCGAAGACTCAGGCGATTTCCATCGGGCGGGCGCGCCTATTGCCGCCCCCGGTGTCACTCATGGGCGAGACCGTCGTATGGTCCCCGAAGGCCAAATACCTCGGCGTGACCATCGACAGGACACTCTCGATGCGGCCCCATGTTAAGAACGTGGTTGCCCAGACGCGCGCCGCACGGAACGTTCTCCGTCGCAAGTCGCAAGTCGCTGCGAGTGCAGCAGTCGCTGACGCTCCGCACCATCTCCGGAGCACCACGCTTCGTACGAAATCAGGTCATCTCCAGAGACCTGCGCATGGAGAGCCTGGACGACTTCGTTCGTCGTCTGAGCACCTCTATGTTCGCGCGCGCTGATGGAGCGCGATCCCAGCATTTGCGTGGCATCGCGCCATACCATCGACGACCGCCGGACAGAAGAGGACTACCACGTGacctagtctcctaggacacGACTGCTTCCTCGCCGCTGGCTGATGGGCGCTCACCGGTACACTACCGGCGGGCTCGACCTCGCTGAGCGGCGGGCGCAAGCTAACCACGGACCTACAAACCGGCTGCAGTCCGCAGATCGCTCGCGACACTACGCGGGCTTGATCGCACTGTAGCAAGATACCACCGGACATGACACCACggaccaaccggtcccacccagtgccccgtctgtagttgcaggcggcgtttatactactgaaaggggccatcgcCCCGAACAGTTACCCCGAGGCCCGTAAGGACCTACGCGGAAGACCCACCAGCAAAATATGGAGTGATTAAAAAGTTTGTGATTTGACAAGTGTGTGTGCGTATTATTTACATCTCGCGTTAACAACTATCAAGAAAAAGGTTGATCTTAATGAGGAGGAGCTAAAAACTTATTGCTACGCTTAGAAGAGTAAAACAATGTTCAAGCTTCCTCATTTTACAAAGAGTTAAAGTGTTGTAACAAAATTACTAagcgaaataaataaataacatatagaattaaaaaaataataatacacatgCACCAAATATACAATGGAATATGTGAGcactatttcaatattatgaAGAAAGACACATAAGACTTTCAAAACAATAAGAAACAGGTTTCTGAGCAACAAGACTAGTTGCGACTTCGACCTACCGTCGTTTCCTCCTGTATATATTACGGAAGACAATGACCAGCCCAACAAGGAATATTTTAATAGACGGACTGACGAGCAAGTAATATTTCTTACAAGGGTACTTTCTTAATATAAAGGGACTGCACACTATAACAATAGTATATtgaactttttaattatttgcgtAATGGAATTAAATTTTAGAATACTGATCCGTCATTTACTCGTTAATTACGAGTAGGtcacaataaaatacatattttttgttaatttcaacatcAACATTTCTTAATTAAGCTTACTGAAAGTCATTTTCTTCTTTTAGTTTCGTTTTATTAAAGCGTTAGAAATTCTATTAGGCGCATGTCTTATATCAACACGGTACTTTATCAATCACGAAAAAGTTTCGTAAGTATctcaaaattaagatataaaatattcaatatttattcaaatcacGTTTAACTTCGAACAATATCGAGAAAAAAGTAAATTCATAGTGAAGAGAGTGCATACCTACTGAACTAGGTTGTCTAACAAAGATAAGTTAGTGGTACCTTAAATtggtaaatgtacctacatttattaatgaattatctACCCATATTATCGATAGCGTCACAATTGTCGAATTGCAAAAAGAAAATTCCGGAGTATTTATTGCGAAAGTTTTACCAAGCACAatgtactaaataaataaatataagaaatatttgtgTGGAGACGAGTATTTCTAAGATTCGAAACACGAGAATGACTGGCGAAACTGCAGCGCAGTTTGGTAaaatagtatgtatatataacgcaatgtaatattgtttctgatataattgaaaaaaaaaagtatcatggtctttattttcaaattcaatatgtaccaaaatttatgaacgatgcgggatcaATCCCGGAAGTGAGGGAGatcactttaaataattaaataacaaatcatGTTCATTTGTCATGAAAATTTTCCTTACAGTACTTCAATTGTAATAAGTTTATTAGATTTCTCTCTTAGGTTCGTGTACAATTAGTCTAATTCTAAGTAATTGAGACAAGGTTGTACCGATGAGGGAATACAGAGGAATCTTCTGACAAACGGAAGGCTGTGATTTAGTGCGGAAACTGATTAATTTGAGAAATACGCCTCTGAGACAACACACTTTAATAAATACCCATGTTACTAATGTCTAACTATCTTATTACAACGATTATTCTTCAATttgatttatgtagattattaattaatataaaaaaataataaatttttgttgaaatgtttattgaattaggcgttactttgcgagaATCCATAATTAAATCCTGAATCTCCAAAATCTCTCTCCAAAGActctcagtctcgtgccagattttggcaagactacacgtcctgaggatgcctcgtgtggaggcgaaacacgtgtcgaattgttttaaagactaatattggcggaattaacactaaagaaaacttaaatcatttgtatgttaAATGGAAGTAACAAATTGTAAATTCGTTGTTTTGTCTAATCTTCTGTGCATCTTATTGAGTACACTTCGGTATAAATTCACGGTGACTTTATAACAACTtgttgttcaaaacaaatgatcaatataatacttaaataaaaaaaaatctgctatCTTTGAGAATTTATTCAGAATCCTTCaggaacatattattttaaataaataaataaataaattctttattttgctagaaaacatgtaacaatgggtgtaagtagttttaatgtatcaatgttatcggccatttctggcatgcaaaattactattaacaaaattctagttattattataattgattaacaaactctatattttaagcacttaggttaatttaaattataattattattttaaatgtcattatttaaagactagaattaatatatattttaaagtcaatttaatttaacctaatgtgtcaacatttcatttatggaataaaaacatttatctataagccatgtaaaaagatcctttttaaatcgttggacgggtaatacgcgtaagcttggagggagtttattaaatatttttatacacatgacatagctacattttccgtaggatgcattatgaaatttgtgtgcaatcaccagtctgtcaccgtttcttgtatttctcggataaatatctcttgcttttgtaaataaatggtcatgttgtttgacaaagatacatatttcgtatatatacatacagggaaatggaagaatacgtaattctttaaacagtggttcacacgaatcaaagtaaaaagctcctgtcatagctcttaagcatctcttttgggccatgaaagccctattagcctcgctagagtttccccacaagattagtccatatcgaagtactgatgcgacataaccatgataagctgccaggactgtactttgtaaagccgttttacgcaatctatataacacataaacatatctatcaattttttggcataccatgtctacatgctctttccattttagatttttatctagaagtactCCTAAAAATTGAACATGCaaagcttcttctatttgggtatttgtataatttatcttaaggctatagttattagagcggttacttaaactaaattgcataaatgaggtttttttaatattaacttgaagattattatcctctagccaatttaccactgtattaatttcattattaatttcactttcataaatatcaatctcatttttattattacatgtcataattattgatatatcatcgaaaaataaataacagtcattttttgtcacactaggcaggtcattaatataaattaaaaataataatggtccaaggacgcttccttgcggaacaccaaatctatttaatttaaagtttgattgttgggcaattatggtagccttttcgtcgatagaattgatctccacacattgcttacggtcttttaagtaggactccatccagttaagagctggtcctctaacgccattttgctccaacttatccaacaagatggtgtgtgatacgaagtcaaaagccttgctcatatcaaaaaatattacacacgttggtttttttgaatctatattttctgctattttgttaaccagtttaaatgcagctaatgttgtcgacttgtttttttgaaagccaaattgttgcttgtttattatattattttttgtaaaaaaaattgttaaacgaccatacattgctttctcaaagacttttgaaaaaatagatacgagtgcgattgggcggtagttattaagttgttttttatcgtcttttttatgtagtggcttgaccaccgataattttagtgcgtctgggaattcaccagtttcaaacgacaaattgattaggtatgttataactggtactagttcatctttgcatattttaataatttttgtgagaatttcatcatagcctactgctttagtattcctcaacaattgtattatttttaatgtttcgttttccgttactggattgagaaaaatactacttccagttttattttgatttatacaagGTTTCAACTTTCGCTTTGTCAGACATTTATCACTGCTGTTAGTCAAATTTatccaataatcattaaaactgtttgctatatctttagtattattaatctcattattatttactataactgATTCTATACAAGTGTCactattgttactttttgtttcatttttaataattctccaCGTCGCATAGCATATGTTTTTACTGTttgctacataatgggtattactcaatttttttgatgtggcaatacaatatttaagtgttcttgcatatttcaaataattattcttattgctatcgtctttttttctacattttctatatcttaatactctttttattttacagcttATTCGAATACCTTTAGTTATCCATTTGGGCTTTCCATTGgattccatatttttaatttttatcctCGGAAAACAAAGTCTATATAATAGAGTTACTAAGAAATGAAATTTGCTAAAAgcgttattgaaatttttttcttcatagaCTTCATTGAACGACAAgctttttaggtaatttttgaatatctcaatattataattactataattacgtttgtacataaacatagatattttatttttaatgttaacacttTCGAAACTTAGAATTTGTGCTGTGTTATGGTCAGAAATATCGTAATTATGTAAAGAACCTATAGCGCcatcaatattacttattatatgatCAATGCATGTGCTATTTCTCGTTGGTAGATTAATGTGTAATCTAAAGTTAAAGTTTTGCACGATTTGCTTTAACTgttgagagattttattacaattcagtgtattaatattaaaatctcctgatataataatttttttattctttttacagtATTTCTGAAGCACGgttcttagatttcaaaaaatatacttacatcagAATCAGGTGTCCTGTAGATACaaatgataaacaaatttttgtccACTATGTCTATCCCACAACATTCAAATGCTTTCGGTTCACACAAAGTATGTAGGTATTCTAAATTTTTTGATCCTATCCCTTGTGATGTTAATATACAAACACCACCCCTTCTTTTTATTCTACTGTAATTTGATGCTAACAGatacccatttagttttatattactttcatgCCCTTTTGGAATGAATGTTTCCGTGAAGCATAGTATGTcaattttatctgtattttgCAGATCTTCAACCATGATTTCTATTAAGTCTTTCTTTGCTAGAAAGCCAGCAACATTTTGGTGAAGAACTTTACAAGTGCatgttgaattattaatttttggcacGAAAAAACAGTTTTTCCCCATTTTTGCTGTCATCaactttatttggtttaaaataaaaaggaattgtTCCCTTCTTTGGTGCATCCTGAGATGAATTTAAagtttgatcattttttgaagttacgcCATGAGTcactttcttaaaataatatggtatcGTTCCTTTTAGTGTGGAACGATTTATGTGtctttgttttttgaaattcaaaaaccttTTATTGTAGTCTATTTGGTCAATTACGAGATTTATTTTAtggcatatattataatacggcGTGTTATTTCGATAAATGTTTTCATCGAGATTAAGAAACGTACAATTAGGAAACTTGTTACATATCAATCGCAACATGTCATTAAGTTTCAGTTCATTCAAATGCCTACTGAAAGTCAcactagttacaataatatggaCTTGTGGTagagaatttatttttgtatataagtcagatgatattttaattggaTCACAGTCATTTTCACctacagttaatattaatttgtcgtTACAGGAAAAATCATACAACTCACAAGATTTGAGGATGTCCCCTGTCGTTGCATCGGGTTTGATGAACGcttcaattgtatatttttcatacgGATTAGTTCTTCTCGACTGAATGAGCGCTGAGGATAAATTTTTAGATTGTTGACTtcctataatgtaaatttttcttcctgattttctttgaatattggTACTTTTTTGAGcgagttttttattaaattcagaaTTTAGTGGTACTGCTGGtgcattttctaaattaattggtatttgttctattgctttatgagatattatattgttctgTATAGAGGATTTTACTGACGGTGTGCGTTTAgatttctttgtttttgttcGTAGCGGTGTGGAGTTGATTGAAGAATTACCGTCGCttagcaatgttttaagtaattttatttgtttttcattttcttcaattaactttctttgttttgtgttttctaTATTTAGTTGGGCAATTTCTTCATGAGCACTTTCTAATTGCCCAGATAGGGTTGCTAAGTCCTGTTTAAGGTCTAAAACCTGTGAGCTTTCGACAGTACCAAGATCTGGTAAACTACATGTGCTGACATCTCTGAATGTTGAATTATGTAGGTCTTTCATTGAActacaaaatgttatattttctaatgATTGATTATGTAGTGTGAGAGTATTCTTGCTGgataaattactaatatttgaaATGGTTTTATCTAACGAGATACTTTGTGTCAGCTGTTCagtatttgaaagattttttatttcctgTGTAGAGCTTTTCCTACATTTATGACATTTCCATTTGAGTCTCTTATCGGTCGACATTGAATTGTATCTTTTTAAAGTAATGCTAGCACATTTTAAGTCAAACGTGTTATTGCAATTAGTACATTCCAAATATTCTTTCACTTTTATAGTGTGTGTGCATGTTGCGCAGATATTCCTTCGTTTTGATCTGGTATACATcctgctataatattatttacaataggaAAATATTATGATCTATGCTCAATCAATTATATGTAAAAGGACaatcaattatttacaaaaaaaagccttaataaaaattaaaatacaaaataaattatgtacctgtaaggattcaaataaaattccaatgaaataaacaacaataaaattaaaattggccaaaacatataaataaaaacacgttatatctacaaaaatgaaaaaaaaaaaaaaaaaaaaaaaaaaaaaaaaaaaaaaaaaagaaaacaagatTCGAACCGTAATCATCAACACGTTAGTCCGATGTCAAACAACAAagctattcaataattaataaccgGGTTGAAATGTGTGAAGTGACAAGCTACAAGCCCACGTCAAATATAGGCTCAGACGTCATAAAGATTAAGCACGGATTTTGAACTACCGACGCAAGTTATTTTACACCAACACAAATTTACTTAGTGTCTTTGAGCGCAAAAATCACAATGGttgaatttagttaaataataccGTCACTGTTGATTTCACGTTGTAATGAATAGCCCTTGTGTTTGTtgtgtttgtttaattattatgatagttaTCAATATCACCTTGTTGTAACAGTAATCTAATGAAACCCTAATGAAACGTCGAAGATTGCACTCGGAGTTCAAAGTTACcgttctttatatttataatagttgGAGAGTAAgactctttaatatttttataaacttacATATATCCGTATATTCAAATTTTTCCAATGATATTCGTATATTTCATTGAACGAAAAAACTTTAGTCTATATTTCATGTTGTATATAGCGAACTTGCCAAAAcacaaaaagtataataaatgcATAGGTCCACCTTTTATGAACAACCTAAATTCCAGGTATAATGCAGTTAATTTCAATAGGTAATCTGCAGACTAGTGGTGGGTGCATTGTTAGATTAGAGAAGCGTCATCGAGTTATAAATTTCCAGATCCAATTACACGCTAATTcctatgatattatttaatcctaGGTCAAAATATATCGCCGTATTTCTAATCAGACAGTATTTTACGTAACTTTCCTTAaacattaaacttaattaaGCGTTTATAATCAGCCTAGAGCAACTTAGCTAAGCTATTCATAGAACCgagaatttctttatttttctaaaatgaaCATTAACTACATGTTTCAAGGAGCTTTAAAAATGTGTTGCATTACTACAACCTATAAATAGTATTGAAGTAAGCATTATATAATGATATTCCACAGCAGAGGCAGCTAGCTAAATTAAAACTGAACCTTAAAgccaacatttatttatttattattacaagggaACAAAACAAACACATCACGAGAACTGAATAATATAGGAagagtatatatgtatatatatgtaaatatagaTGCGTCATAACACATGTTTCATAGATTCAAAAATACGAAAAGAAAAAACTAAGGTATACGCAAATGCAAACAttcacagaaataattaaaccAAGGACATATGCAAGAAATGCTTGATTTACACACTTAAATAGTAGAAGTAGTAAGATAACCACTTGATTTCACAGAGTACAAAACAGTGACAAATaacttctttaataaaattacctGGACTGAGCAGATTTAGTCAATGTTACGaagcatattaaatatttaaagtataaagtaaagtgtaaagtataattataactgcaaatatttttaagttttaagttaAGAGATGCCATTTTATAGACAGATTGAACACTTCTGTAGACATATTATAcaagtatacacacacacacaattccaccata
Proteins encoded:
- the LOC126966932 gene encoding uncharacterized protein LOC126966932, giving the protein MYTRSKRRNICATCTHTIKVKEYLECTNCNNTFDLKCASITLKRYNSMSTDKRLKWKCHKCRKSSTQEIKNLSNTEQLTQSISLDKTISNISNLSSKNTLTLHNQSLENITFCSSMKDLHNSTFRDVSTCSLPDLGTVESSQVLDLKQDLATLSGQLESAHEEIAQLNIENTKQRKLIEENEKQIKLLKTLLSDGNSSINSTPLRTKTKKSKRTPSVKSSIQNNIISHKAIEQIPINLENAPAVPLNSEFNKKLAQKSTNIQRKSGRKIYIIGSQQSKNLSSALIQSRRTNPYEKYTIEAFIKPDATTGDILKSCELYDFSCNDKLILTVGENDCDPIKISSDLYTKINSLPQVHIIVTSVTFSRHLNELKLNDMLRLICNKFPNCTFLNLDENIYRNNTPYYNICHKINLVIDQIDYNKRFLNFKKQRHINRSTLKGTIPYYFKKVTHGVTSKNDQTLNSSQDAPKKGTIPFYFKPNKVDDSKNGEKLFFRAKN